GGCGGAGGCGAAACAATGCGGGCAGTGCAGATTGCAACGGCCCGTGACGTCGAGCAGGACGCCGCGCAGCGGCGGCAGTTTTTCGCCGTGCCGGTAAAAGCGCCGGCGCGAAGATCCGTCGTGCGGGCCGACGATTTTCAAGACGCGGTCGAAAAAGCCGGCGTCCTCCGGATAAGGCGCTTCGCGGGAACCGCAGGCCGCGCAGGTCGAGCGAAAAAACAGTTGGCCGTCACGTTGGAAAATCGCGGCGTCGACGGTGGCGCCGCATTGCCGGCAAGTGGTTGTAGTCCGTCGCAATTCCGCCTGGTTCGGTGTCGCTGTTGTTTTGTCCGAAGCTGTCATATTGTTACCCGTTTTTCCCGCCCGGCCACACTGGGTCGGTGGAAATGAATCAACTATTGTACAATAATAGTTTACCGAAGAGCAGGGAGGACGGCTGATTAATGGATCGCGTTTTGCTGGTGCGTTCGCCGGCCGGCCGCTTGTACAAAACAGCCGGTCCGGACCCGGGATTGGGTTATCTGAAAACCGCCCTGGTCCGGCAAGGCGCGCTGACGCTGGTCTATGACGCCTGGCAGCTCCCGCGATTCGTGCCCGATTTCTCCCGCGTGGTGCGCGACTTCGTGCCCGATGTAGTCGGTTTCAAAATGTGCACCGCCGACCTTCCCGAAGTGACCCGCCTGGTGGATCGGACGGCGGCCAACGCGCCGGACGCGGCGATTATCGTCGGCGGCCCGTATCCGACAGGGATGCGCGAGAATCTGTTTCAAGCGCTGCCGCCCGAGGTTGCCGCCGGTTTCGCGGGCGAGGCCGAGCGGGCTTTGCCGGCCTGGCTGCGCGCCCGTCGTGGCGACGGCGATCCGGCGGCGGTGCCCGGTCTGATCGTTCGGGAAAACGGCGGCGTCACGGTGCGACCGCAGGATTTCCCCGCGGACCTGGATGCGCTGGATTATCCGGATTACGCCGACATGCCATTGTCCCGTTATCCGGTCGATTACGAGGGCCACCCGTACTTGCCGGTGGTGACGACTCGCGGCTGTCCTTACGGCTGCGCCTACTGCTCGGCCGGCCTGATCAACGGTCGCCGGCTTCGGCGGCGCTCGGCGGAGCACATCGCGGAAGAGGTTTACCGCTACCGCCGGGACTTCGGCGCCGAACATTTCGACATCGCCGACGACAATTTCACGCACGTCAAGGAACACGTGCTGGCGGTTTGCGAAGCCTTGCAGCGGCGCGTTCCCGGAATGAAATGGCGTTGCCCCAACGGCATCCGGCTCGATACGTTGGACGAGGATATCCTGCGGGCGATGGAAGGAGCCGGCTGCGAGGAAGTTTATGTCGGAATTGAAACCGGCTCGGAGCGCGTGGCCGCCGCGATGAACCGCGGCGTCACCCCGGCGGTGCTGCGGGAGAAAGTGGAACTCCTGCGCCGGGTGACGAAATTCCGCGTTTTCGGATTTTTTCTGATCGGCTTCCCGACCGAGGAAGAAGCGGATCTGCGCGCCACGCTGCGGCTCGCGCTCGGCCTGCCGCTCGATCTGGCGTCGTTTTTCTATTTTACGCCGCATCCGGGCACGCGCATTTTTCAGGAACTGGTCGGCGCCGGCGCGATTCCCCCCGTCGGCGATCACGGTTTTTACGAGCGGCTCGGCCGCTTGCCGCGCCGGGTTTCCGAGCGGCGATTGCGCTGGTGGCAAAAATACGCCTACGCGCGCTTCTACCTGCGGCCCCGGCAGTTGCGGCTTTTGTGGCAGCGGATGAAACAACCCGCGCAGGCGAGGCGACTGTTGC
The Myxococcales bacterium genome window above contains:
- a CDS encoding B12-binding domain-containing radical SAM protein; protein product: MDRVLLVRSPAGRLYKTAGPDPGLGYLKTALVRQGALTLVYDAWQLPRFVPDFSRVVRDFVPDVVGFKMCTADLPEVTRLVDRTAANAPDAAIIVGGPYPTGMRENLFQALPPEVAAGFAGEAERALPAWLRARRGDGDPAAVPGLIVRENGGVTVRPQDFPADLDALDYPDYADMPLSRYPVDYEGHPYLPVVTTRGCPYGCAYCSAGLINGRRLRRRSAEHIAEEVYRYRRDFGAEHFDIADDNFTHVKEHVLAVCEALQRRVPGMKWRCPNGIRLDTLDEDILRAMEGAGCEEVYVGIETGSERVAAAMNRGVTPAVLREKVELLRRVTKFRVFGFFLIGFPTEEEADLRATLRLALGLPLDLASFFYFTPHPGTRIFQELVGAGAIPPVGDHGFYERLGRLPRRVSERRLRWWQKYAYARFYLRPRQLRLLWQRMKQPAQARRLLRRILNVWLER